The Amphiura filiformis chromosome 8, Afil_fr2py, whole genome shotgun sequence genomic sequence CAAATCTTCGAAGTATTCTCCCCATCTGTTGGTGATTTCGCAGCTGTCTGTGAGGGGGTTTCCATCCTTGTCGTTTATGATGGCGGTTGGGTCAAAAGGCTCGTCCCGCTGTTTGTAGGCTTTAACTGCTTTAAAGAACTCTCTGCTTGAGCTACTTGATTTTTCTGCCAGATCTTCCCCATAtgttttccaagactggtcttTGGCTTCTTTGATAGTCTTCTTGCAGTTACGCCGGGCTTCCCTGTACTCGTTGTAGTCTGCTTCCAGGTTGCTTTTGGACCATTTCTTGAAGAGTCTTTTCTTCTCTTTGGTTGCTGCTTTGACCGTGTCATTCCACCAGGATGTCCCTTTCACTTGTcctgtttttcttttcttagtCCCACAGTTTGCTTTAAGGGTGTCTGTTAGAGCATCTTTGAACCATGTCCACTCTTCTTCTGTATTTCCTTCCTGATCTGGTAGTTTTTGGAATAGCTGATCCATCTGTTGTTCGATGGCTGCCTTCACTGGCTCTTCTGCTAATTTTCTGAGGTTTATTGTCTCAGGTTGCTGCCTTTTATTTGGCCGTGGTCTTCTCCTGGCACTTGTTTCCATCATGACTGGTCTGTGATCAGTATCTATGTGGATGTTTGGCATTGCTTTAGAGTCATTCACTTTGCATCGATCTGTCTTTCTAATGAGGATGAAGTCAAGCTGAGAAGCTTTGGTGAGGTCATTCCACTTGTACCATGTGAATATTTGGCTACTCCTATGTTGGAAGAATGTGTTTGTGACAAAGAGATCATGTTGGGCACAAAGTTCCAAGATGAGTTGTCCATTGTAGTTCCGACTTGTGTTTGGTGCACTGTGGGGTCCTAGGTAATCTTCCCAAGGTGATCGTTCACTTCCACGTGTCCATTCATGTCTCCCATTACCACCAACATATCCTGATTCTTTGTACTGTTTATAACATCAGATAACTCTTCAAAGAATGTATCCTTGTCTTCATCTGAGTAGGAATCATTGCATGGAGCATACACTTGGATGTATGTTGTAACCTCTTTCTCTTGTTGTA encodes the following:
- the LOC140158425 gene encoding craniofacial development protein 2-like is translated as MGISDTRLKGKGMKESHNDYVLIWSGVDKNKRAVHGVGFYLHPELAKNIMEVDYISERIIRLRIQQEKEVTTYIQVYAPCNDSYSDEDKDTFFEELSDVINSTKNQDMLVVMGDMNGHVEVNDHLGKIT
- the LOC140158424 gene encoding uncharacterized protein, with the protein product MPNIHIDTDHRPVMMETSARRRPRPNKRQQPETINLRKLAEEPVKAAIEQQMDQLFQKLPDQEGNTEEEWTWFKDALTDTLKANCGTKKRKTGQVKGTSWWNDTVKAATKEKKRLFKKWSKSNLEADYNEYREARRNCKKTIKEAKDQSWKTYGEDLAEKSSSSSREFFKAVKAYKQRDEPFDPTAIINDKDGNPLTDSCEITNRWGEYFEDLLNPSGDGDRQQQQPFHPRFQEEVDPPILQEEVRNAIKTSPKNKAAGIDDITTEAIRACGDTGVKWLTPELPPTRISVHGRSLRNAQDHTQLRANTKRFKQSPIPFMSHF